One Corallococcus macrosporus DNA window includes the following coding sequences:
- a CDS encoding membrane dipeptidase has protein sequence MSRRSRIVSRFLYSPLLAATSLALACGPVEDAPPMPADEPAQVAQPLAVSGFAEMHHHMFAEEAFGGGWFHGSHTGTLTSCDGGMPESDHARVRMDLRDMLNICPNSGSVNLGGIPILSDVFGVGGAVASEVIGQVEGTEGDTGLHLGRMETPTQWPRWDTIAHQQAWEGSLNKARQGGMSLVMVSLVSNEFLCKALPYQNLKRPCDEMMDVDVQLQMARDFDARTDWAEIALSPAHARQIISQGKLAMVLSIESSKLFGTKDWRAELNRVYSLGVRSLQPVHQLDNRFGGAAPHNAIFQVAQFLENCHIDTDCGLTGNGFTLGFDVDANCKNTKGLTADGKALVQEMMNKGMLIDMAHMSEKSVQDAYALSQGRTYYPLFISHGHFREVMNPDLAANEKTTPSWVVRYVRQTGGMFGLRTAHDETRAYTRTTVANTCQGSTRSLAQAYEFGRQGLKVNMGFGADLNGFIQQTRPRFGDFGACSAGFRAEADAQEEQQRTSGPPPLGTDFDVYGLAHVGLLPDVVKDLKQLGVNTTGLEGSSENFIRMWERANSTRAGMADAANDIDTGGVAAYVPKATREAAFPKICGKAYAPSTKLVSETCRFDAECKSSLCSALDDCGDIPGVCTCSSDSHCASNQFCGWGTNDGKCVNKRPKGSLCSSGRECQSGKCSWLMCT, from the coding sequence ATGTCGCGTCGCTCCCGAATTGTCTCAAGATTCCTGTACTCACCGCTGCTGGCGGCCACCTCGCTCGCGCTGGCCTGTGGGCCCGTTGAAGACGCGCCGCCCATGCCCGCTGATGAACCCGCCCAGGTGGCCCAGCCGCTCGCGGTGAGCGGCTTCGCGGAGATGCACCACCACATGTTCGCGGAAGAAGCCTTCGGCGGCGGGTGGTTTCACGGCAGCCACACCGGCACGCTCACGAGCTGTGACGGCGGCATGCCGGAGAGCGACCACGCGCGCGTCCGCATGGACCTGCGCGACATGCTCAACATCTGTCCCAACTCCGGCAGCGTGAACCTGGGCGGCATCCCCATCCTGTCCGACGTCTTCGGCGTGGGCGGCGCGGTGGCGTCGGAGGTGATTGGCCAGGTGGAGGGCACGGAGGGCGACACCGGCCTGCACCTGGGCCGCATGGAGACGCCCACGCAGTGGCCGCGCTGGGACACCATCGCGCATCAGCAGGCGTGGGAGGGCTCGCTGAACAAGGCCCGCCAGGGCGGCATGTCCCTGGTCATGGTGTCGCTGGTCAGCAACGAGTTCCTCTGCAAGGCGCTGCCGTACCAGAACCTCAAGCGGCCCTGTGACGAGATGATGGACGTGGACGTCCAGCTCCAGATGGCCCGCGACTTCGACGCGCGCACGGACTGGGCGGAGATCGCCCTGTCGCCCGCGCATGCCCGGCAGATCATCTCGCAGGGCAAGCTCGCGATGGTGCTCTCCATCGAGTCCAGCAAGCTCTTCGGCACCAAGGACTGGCGCGCGGAGCTGAACCGTGTCTACTCGCTGGGCGTGCGCTCGTTGCAGCCGGTGCACCAGCTGGACAACCGCTTTGGTGGCGCGGCCCCGCACAACGCCATCTTCCAGGTGGCCCAGTTCCTGGAGAACTGTCACATCGACACGGACTGCGGCCTCACCGGCAACGGCTTCACGCTCGGCTTCGACGTGGACGCCAACTGCAAGAACACCAAGGGCCTCACCGCGGACGGCAAGGCGCTGGTCCAGGAGATGATGAACAAGGGCATGCTCATCGACATGGCCCACATGTCCGAGAAGAGCGTCCAGGACGCGTATGCCCTGTCCCAGGGGCGGACGTACTACCCGCTGTTCATCTCCCACGGCCACTTCCGCGAGGTGATGAACCCGGACCTCGCCGCCAACGAGAAGACGACGCCGTCGTGGGTGGTCCGCTACGTGCGCCAGACGGGCGGCATGTTCGGCCTGCGCACCGCGCATGACGAGACGCGCGCGTACACGCGCACCACCGTGGCCAACACCTGCCAGGGCTCCACGCGCTCGCTCGCGCAGGCGTACGAGTTCGGCCGCCAGGGCCTCAAGGTCAACATGGGCTTCGGCGCGGACCTGAACGGCTTCATCCAGCAGACGCGCCCGCGCTTCGGTGACTTCGGCGCGTGCTCGGCGGGCTTCCGCGCGGAGGCCGACGCGCAGGAGGAGCAGCAGCGCACCTCCGGCCCGCCGCCGCTGGGCACCGACTTCGACGTGTACGGCCTGGCCCACGTGGGCCTGCTGCCGGACGTGGTGAAGGACCTGAAGCAGCTGGGCGTCAACACCACGGGCCTGGAGGGCTCCTCGGAGAACTTCATCCGGATGTGGGAGCGCGCCAACAGCACCCGCGCCGGCATGGCGGACGCGGCCAATGACATCGACACGGGCGGCGTCGCGGCCTACGTCCCCAAGGCCACCCGCGAGGCGGCGTTCCCGAAGATCTGCGGCAAGGCCTACGCCCCCAGCACCAAGCTGGTGTCGGAGACGTGCCGCTTCGACGCGGAGTGCAAGTCCAGCCTGTGCAGCGCCCTGGACGACTGCGGTGACATCCCGGGCGTCTGCACCTGCTCCTCGGACTCGCACTGCGCCTCGAACCAGTTCTGCGGCTGGGGCACCAACGACGGCAAGTGTGTGAACAAGCGGCCCAAGGGCTCGCTCTGTTCTTCCGGCCGTGAGTGCCAGTCCGGCAAGTGCTCCTGGCTGATGTGCACCTGA
- the mxcH gene encoding TonB-dependent siderophore myxochelin receptor MxcH, with protein MALLSSVCIGGLAHAGTAQTEGTEATPPAAEAPAPAPAEPVIELPKLIHTAEAAYPEEAERAQLEANVRLRLRVDTQGVVTQAEVMEPVGHGFDEAARTAALQFRFTPAKRNGAPAPARVTYTYVFQLPGRSRAVAATPPPALSSAPKAAASQDEAPTEYQEDVEVTAVGETRAERRRKSAEAVQVIELEQASMESADLGTTLSRTEGVDVRRTGGLGSTARISIAGLSDDQVRFFIDGVPLEFAGYGPGLANVPVNLVQQLEVYTGVVPIRFGADVLGGAVELVTDQDVRGSAVSGSYELASFDTHRFTASARHLQESTGLLVRVHGFYDDARNNYPVNVEVPNDLGKLAPVEVRRFHDGYRAGGASLEAGFVDKPWARRLLLRGFINAAGRDIQNDVNMESPYGEVTTAEGSAGATLRFAQSYEPGLTVDAVGGYTFRRARFLDIGTCAYDWYGRCFLTLPQPGEITEGGAERYVNQHVAFARLQAAWTPVPNGAHTLRLALAPTYVARTGEDRRLQANNQPDPLNGDRGVTSLVTGLEYQFDAFDGRLQNIAFGKDYLQDVRAEKLLASAEFMDVGRTAHELGVGDSLRFRITPDLTAKASYEWATRLPRPDEIFGDGLLVDDNLELQPETSHNFNLGLSYASEPGRAGSFRANVGGFARLADQLIVLIGNGSYFTYQNVFASRSLGALGGVGWTSPGRYLSLDGNATYQDLRNTSSEGTYAEFEGQRIPNRPYLTANGSAQARVTDLLRFQDELLVTWRTRYVDDFLLSWEELGSDESKLRVDSQLTHSLALTYVIRDMTTRLSWTLDFQNVTNARTFDFYGVQRPGRIIAAKFTLER; from the coding sequence GTGGCCCTGCTGTCCTCTGTCTGCATCGGCGGCCTCGCTCACGCGGGCACGGCGCAGACGGAGGGCACGGAAGCGACGCCTCCCGCAGCGGAGGCCCCTGCCCCCGCGCCGGCCGAGCCCGTCATCGAGCTGCCGAAGCTGATCCACACCGCGGAGGCCGCCTACCCCGAGGAGGCGGAGCGCGCACAACTGGAGGCGAACGTCCGCCTGCGGCTGCGCGTGGACACGCAGGGCGTGGTGACCCAGGCGGAGGTGATGGAGCCCGTGGGCCACGGCTTCGACGAGGCCGCTCGCACCGCCGCGCTCCAGTTCCGCTTCACGCCCGCGAAGCGCAACGGCGCCCCAGCCCCCGCGCGCGTCACGTACACCTACGTCTTCCAGCTCCCCGGCCGCTCCAGAGCCGTGGCCGCCACGCCCCCCCCCGCGCTGTCGAGCGCACCGAAGGCCGCGGCGTCCCAGGACGAGGCCCCGACGGAGTACCAGGAGGACGTCGAGGTCACCGCCGTGGGCGAGACGCGCGCCGAGCGGCGCCGCAAGTCCGCGGAGGCCGTGCAGGTCATCGAGCTGGAGCAGGCCAGCATGGAGTCCGCCGACCTGGGCACCACGCTGTCGCGCACCGAGGGCGTCGACGTGCGCCGCACGGGCGGCCTGGGCAGCACCGCGCGCATCTCCATCGCGGGCCTGTCGGATGATCAGGTGCGCTTCTTCATCGACGGCGTCCCGCTGGAGTTCGCGGGCTACGGCCCGGGCCTGGCGAACGTGCCGGTGAACCTGGTGCAGCAGCTGGAGGTCTACACCGGCGTGGTGCCCATCCGCTTCGGCGCGGACGTGCTGGGCGGCGCGGTGGAGCTCGTCACCGACCAGGACGTGCGCGGCTCGGCCGTGTCGGGTTCCTACGAGCTGGCCTCCTTCGACACGCACCGCTTCACCGCGAGCGCCCGCCACCTCCAGGAGTCCACGGGCCTGCTGGTGCGCGTGCACGGCTTCTACGACGACGCGCGCAACAACTACCCCGTCAACGTGGAGGTGCCCAACGACCTGGGCAAGCTCGCGCCGGTGGAGGTGCGCCGCTTCCACGACGGCTACCGCGCGGGCGGGGCGAGCCTGGAAGCGGGTTTCGTGGACAAGCCCTGGGCCCGGCGCCTGCTGCTGCGCGGCTTCATCAACGCGGCCGGCCGGGACATCCAGAACGACGTCAACATGGAGTCCCCCTACGGCGAGGTGACCACCGCCGAGGGCTCCGCGGGCGCCACGCTGCGCTTCGCACAGAGCTACGAGCCGGGCCTCACCGTGGACGCCGTGGGCGGGTACACGTTCCGCCGCGCCCGGTTCCTGGACATCGGCACGTGCGCCTACGACTGGTACGGCCGCTGCTTCCTCACCCTGCCCCAGCCGGGAGAGATCACCGAAGGCGGCGCGGAGCGCTACGTCAACCAGCACGTCGCCTTCGCGCGCCTCCAGGCGGCCTGGACGCCCGTTCCCAACGGGGCGCACACCCTGCGGCTCGCGCTTGCTCCCACCTACGTGGCGCGCACGGGCGAGGACCGCCGGCTCCAGGCGAACAACCAGCCGGATCCGCTCAACGGGGACCGGGGCGTGACCTCGCTGGTGACGGGCCTGGAGTACCAGTTCGACGCCTTCGACGGACGGCTGCAGAACATCGCCTTCGGGAAGGACTACCTCCAGGACGTGCGGGCGGAGAAGCTGCTGGCCAGCGCGGAGTTCATGGACGTGGGCCGCACCGCGCACGAGCTGGGCGTGGGCGACAGCCTGCGCTTCCGCATCACCCCCGACCTCACCGCCAAGGCGTCCTACGAGTGGGCGACGCGGCTGCCCCGCCCGGATGAAATCTTCGGCGACGGGCTGCTCGTCGACGACAACCTGGAGCTCCAGCCGGAGACCAGCCACAACTTCAACCTGGGCCTGAGCTACGCGTCCGAGCCCGGCCGCGCCGGCAGCTTCCGCGCCAACGTGGGCGGCTTCGCCCGCCTGGCGGATCAGCTCATCGTCCTCATCGGCAACGGCAGCTACTTCACCTACCAGAACGTCTTCGCGTCCCGCTCGCTGGGCGCGCTGGGCGGCGTGGGCTGGACGTCGCCGGGCCGCTACCTGAGCCTGGACGGCAACGCCACGTACCAGGACCTGCGCAACACCTCCTCCGAAGGCACCTACGCGGAGTTCGAGGGACAGCGCATCCCCAACCGTCCCTACCTGACGGCCAACGGCAGCGCGCAGGCGCGGGTGACCGACCTGCTCCGCTTCCAGGACGAGCTGCTCGTCACCTGGCGCACGCGCTACGTGGACGACTTCCTCCTCTCCTGGGAGGAGCTGGGCAGCGACGAGTCGAAGCTGCGCGTCGACTCCCAGCTCACGCACTCGCTGGCGCTCACGTACGTCATCCGCGACATGACGACGCGGCTGAGCTGGACGCTGGACTTCCAGAACGTCACCAACGCCCGGACCTTCGACTTCTACGGGGTCCAGCGCCCCGGGCGGATCATCGCCGCCAAGTTCACGCTGGAGCGCTGA
- a CDS encoding 3-deoxy-7-phosphoheptulonate synthase → MTNSPWSPSSWRAKPVRYIPDDYPDPTALARVEAELARLPPLVHAEETRRLREALGQVAEGKAFLLQGGDCAESFKEFSAKNIRGTFQLLLQMAGVLTFAGGCPVVKVGRIAGQFAKPRSNATETVNGVTLPSYRGDIINGMDFDARERTPDPQRLLRAYHQSAETLQLVRAFAREGYTDLTRLLGHRPEAEGAVRPVDFFTSHEALLLNVEQAMTRADETTGGWYDTSAHMLWIGERTRQLDGGHVEFMRGIQNPIGLKCGPTMEPDDLVRLIDTLNPQGIPGKLTLIGRFGSDQVAARLPRLMAATRRHGSPVVWSIDPMHGNTHKASNGYKTRSLERILAEVMGFLQVAAAEGVHPGGLHLEMTGQDVTECLGGPLDVSEDDLSDRYHTHCDPRLNADQALQLAFRVADGLHTTVRTPQDRAA, encoded by the coding sequence GTGACGAACTCCCCCTGGTCCCCCTCCTCCTGGCGCGCGAAGCCGGTCCGCTACATCCCCGACGACTACCCCGACCCCACCGCCCTCGCGCGCGTGGAGGCGGAGCTGGCGCGGCTGCCGCCCCTGGTGCACGCCGAGGAGACCCGCCGCCTGCGCGAAGCCCTGGGCCAGGTCGCCGAGGGCAAGGCCTTCCTGCTCCAGGGCGGCGACTGCGCGGAGAGCTTCAAGGAGTTCTCCGCGAAAAATATACGCGGCACCTTCCAGCTCCTGCTCCAGATGGCGGGCGTGCTCACGTTCGCGGGCGGCTGCCCGGTGGTGAAGGTGGGCCGCATCGCGGGCCAGTTCGCCAAGCCGCGCTCCAACGCCACGGAGACCGTCAACGGCGTCACCCTGCCCAGCTACCGCGGCGACATCATCAACGGCATGGACTTCGACGCGCGCGAGCGCACGCCGGATCCCCAGCGCCTGCTGCGCGCGTACCACCAGTCCGCGGAGACGCTGCAACTGGTGCGGGCCTTCGCGCGCGAGGGCTACACGGACCTGACCCGGCTGCTGGGCCACCGCCCGGAGGCCGAAGGCGCCGTGCGTCCCGTGGACTTCTTCACCAGCCACGAAGCCCTCCTCCTCAACGTCGAGCAGGCCATGACCCGCGCCGACGAGACGACGGGCGGCTGGTACGACACGTCCGCGCACATGCTCTGGATTGGCGAGCGCACCCGCCAACTGGACGGCGGCCACGTGGAGTTCATGCGCGGCATCCAGAACCCCATCGGGCTCAAGTGCGGTCCCACGATGGAGCCGGACGACCTGGTGCGCCTCATCGACACGCTCAACCCCCAGGGCATCCCGGGGAAGCTCACGCTCATCGGCCGCTTCGGTTCGGATCAGGTCGCCGCGCGCCTGCCCCGCCTGATGGCCGCCACCCGGCGCCACGGCAGCCCCGTGGTGTGGTCCATCGACCCGATGCACGGCAACACGCACAAGGCCAGCAACGGCTACAAGACGCGCTCGCTGGAGCGGATCCTCGCGGAGGTGATGGGCTTCCTCCAGGTCGCCGCCGCCGAGGGCGTCCACCCCGGAGGCCTCCACCTGGAGATGACCGGCCAGGACGTCACCGAGTGCCTGGGCGGCCCGCTCGACGTGTCCGAGGACGACCTCTCCGACCGCTACCACACGCACTGCGATCCCCGCCTCAACGCGGATCAGGCGCTCCAGCTCGCGTTCCGCGTCGCGGACGGCCTGCACACCACCGTGCGCACCCCGCAGGACCGCGCGGCCTGA